Sequence from the bacterium genome:
ACGAGATCCGTTCCGCGCAGGAGAACATTTCACCCGCGGTTTCCGGGGAAGCCGGACCGGAACCGTCCGAACCCCCCGAACCCGTCGCCGGGCCGGAACCGGAACCGGCGCCGCCGGTCACTCCCGCCGGGCCGGAACCGGAACAGGCCGAGCTCCCTGCCGCGCCGCAACCGGCGCCGTCGGACATGCCTGCCGCGCCCACCGTGCGGACCGTCACCCTGGCCGACTTGTACTGGTCCCAGGGAGAGCACTCGACCGCAAGGCGGATCATCGGGGAGATCCTCCTCGACGATCCCGCGAACCTCCGGGCCCAGGCGTGGCTGGCGGCCCGGGCCGGGGACGATTTCGAGGAGGCGGATCTCCTCGGGTTCCTCGAGACCATGGCGAAGGAGTACGGGTATGACCTTTCTTGAGATCTTCGAGGAGATGCACCGGAAGGATCGGGGCGTGATCGCGGGTGCGCTGGCGGGCGTGGACGGCCTGACCGTCGAGGAGTGGCGGGCGCCGGGGGACGACCGGGACCTCTCCGCCCTTTGCGCCGAGATCGTCCAGTTCTTCCGGGAATCCGACCGGATCGCCGTGGAGAACGGGCTCGGGGCTTCGGAAGAGGTCCATCTCGGCGGGGAACGTGCGCAGGTCTTCATCCGCAAGGTGGCAGCGGAATATTTCCTCGTGGTCGTCACGAACCCGGGAACGGTCCCCGGGAAGTGCCGGTTCCTCCTTCGCCAGGCGGCGCGCCGCACGCGGGAGGTGCTGTGAAAGGGAAGCGGGCCTTCCGGATTTTGTTCGTCGACGGTCCCAATCTCAACGTCCTCGGGGAGCGGGAACCGTCCGTCTACGGCCGGGAAACGCTGGCCGACATCCGTGAAGCGGTGACGGCGGCGGCCCGGGCGGAGGGCGCGACGGCATCCTTTTTCCAGTCGAACCACGAGGGCGGGATCGTCGAGCGGCTCCAGGAGGCGAAGGGGCGCTTCGACGGGATCGTGATCAACCCGGCGGCGTACACCCACACGAGCGTGGCCGTACGGGACGCATTGATCTACTCGGGCCTGCCGGCCATCGAGGTGCACCTGACCAATCCCGCGAGCCGGGAGGATTTCCGGAAAGTTTCCCTGGTCGAGGACGTGGTGGTCGGAAGGATCTGCGGCGTCGGGGGGTACGGCTACACCCTCGCCCTGCTCGCGCTGCTTCATGTCCTGCGGCGGGAAGGGGCCCGTGGGCGGTCTTGATCACCGCGTCGGGCGCCTCCTGGCGGCATTGCGGAAACGCCGCATGGACGCCTATCTCTGCGTCCGGCTCTCGAACATCCGCTACCTGACGGGCTTCACCGGGAGCAACGCAGCCCTCGTCGTTTCCCCGGCGGGGGCGATCCTGCTCACCGATGGGAGATACACCGAGCAGGCCCGGTCGGAGGTTCGCGGAGCCGAAGTGGAGGTGACCCCGGATCCCTGGAAAGCGGCCGC
This genomic interval carries:
- the aroQ gene encoding type II 3-dehydroquinate dehydratase, producing MKGKRAFRILFVDGPNLNVLGEREPSVYGRETLADIREAVTAAARAEGATASFFQSNHEGGIVERLQEAKGRFDGIVINPAAYTHTSVAVRDALIYSGLPAIEVHLTNPASREDFRKVSLVEDVVVGRICGVGGYGYTLALLALLHVLRREGARGRS